TGTTAAACACAAAATGATAAAACCTAAAAAGGAATACTTAGAGGTGCATGAAATTATTGCCTGGAAGAAATACGAGTTTTTGTCAAACGAAGTAGTGTATGAAAGGGACCGGGATATGTTTCTTCTTTTGATTTATTCTGGGTTGTATTATAGTGATCTAAAAAAATTAAGAAAAGAAGATTTAAGAGAAGATCATCAATTTGGATATTACCTGTATACCAAGCGACGAAAGAATGATAATTTTTCAATCATCCCACTTTGGAAATTTCCACATGCTATCGAAATCTTAAATTCATATAAGGAAACAGACAAAAAAGTGCCATTCTTGTTGAAGAGAGAATTTCTCAAAGAGGATCAGGTTTTCAATAGAAATTTGAAGGTTATTTCGGGGCCAAAGATGTTAGACTGGAACAGAAAGGTCATCAACAAAATGGGGCGATTCACGAATTCACAGTTGTAAATAAGGTATGGTGTACAACGCCCTGTATTGTCTCGAATGTTAGGACATGAAAAGGAGGAAACTACGAGTGCTTATTATGAGATAAGCCTGACAGAGATAATAGAAGGAATAAAAGATGTTGATTTTAGAAAAGTCGGGTTGTAGTGAATTTGCACTTCCTTAAGTGACAACACGTTTTTTAAGAAGATTCTACCTCAATCTACAAAATTAACTCCATAGACAAGAGACAAGTCCATTGCCTGATACTTTATAAGATTGCTCGTATAACTCCGCATTGGGTTCATACCGTAGCCTCCAAGAATCAGGAAACCAATCCATGGCTTTTACCTTCTCAGGTGCCTGCTCAATACGACCATATTTAAAATAGTCGCCCGCAACCGTGAAAGCAGGTACAGGGGAACCATACTCAAGAAACTTATAAGGAAAGTCATCAGATTCCTGCTTCCATCTGATTATTCCATCCTCCATAAAAACAACCATCACCGGATAGTTACCTTGATTCACAAAACGAAGAAAGCAGGCCAATATAGATACTCCGAAGAAATTACTCATTTCCTGTATGAAGCCAAGATTTAATCGGTTTCCAATAGTTTTAGTTTTGAATAGCGAAGCAGGCATCAACAATTCAGCAGCAAAACGGTTAGCTTCTTTTTCTTGTGGACCTGTAGCATACCATTCTGTCAATGTTTTATGGGTGTCAGAGTAAAGGTGGGATAGATGTTTGTGGCATTGGAAATGTCCAATTTCATGGGCAATAACAAAATTTTTTCTTCCAGGGTGA
Above is a genomic segment from Chitinophaga pollutisoli containing:
- a CDS encoding ImmA/IrrE family metallo-endopeptidase, translating into MIHSMISPEHAAISLHANIGWARPSDFSVEEIANSLGLIVKEVPMKGADGRILMKGNSGIISIRDNITHPGRKNFVIAHEIGHFQCHKHLSHLYSDTHKTLTEWYATGPQEKEANRFAAELLMPASLFKTKTIGNRLNLGFIQEMSNFFGVSILACFLRFVNQGNYPVMVVFMEDGIIRWKQESDDFPYKFLEYGSPVPAFTVAGDYFKYGRIEQAPEKVKAMDWFPDSWRLRYEPNAELYEQSYKVSGNGLVSCLWS